The proteins below are encoded in one region of Rhodospirillaceae bacterium:
- a CDS encoding 30S ribosomal protein S3, with product MGQKVSPIGMRLGVNRTWDSRWYADVGYGDLLQEDLKIRKYLLKRLDQAGVSRVVIERPAKNARITIHTARPGVVIGKKGADIEKLRQAVAALTSSEVHLNIVEVRKPEIEAQLVAENVAQQLERRVAFRRAMKRAVQSAMRLGAQGIRINAGGRLGGAEIARTEWYREGRVPLHTLRADVDYGVARADTAYGTCGVKVWIFKGEIMEHDPMAQDRRRAEAQGIRV from the coding sequence ATGGGCCAGAAAGTTAGTCCAATAGGGATGCGGCTTGGAGTGAACCGAACCTGGGATTCGCGTTGGTATGCGGATGTTGGGTACGGGGATTTACTGCAGGAAGATCTTAAAATTCGTAAATATTTGCTTAAGCGCTTGGATCAGGCGGGTGTTAGTAGAGTAGTGATTGAGCGTCCCGCTAAAAATGCCCGAATTACTATTCATACTGCTCGGCCGGGAGTTGTTATAGGAAAAAAGGGGGCGGATATTGAGAAGCTCAGGCAGGCTGTTGCCGCTCTTACCTCAAGTGAGGTGCACCTAAATATTGTCGAAGTAAGAAAGCCCGAAATCGAGGCTCAGTTGGTTGCGGAGAATGTTGCTCAGCAGCTTGAAAGGCGTGTCGCTTTCAGGCGAGCTATGAAGCGAGCCGTTCAGTCGGCCATGCGGCTGGGAGCGCAGGGAATTAGGATTAATGCTGGTGGAAGGTTAGGTGGGGCTGAGATAGCTCGTACTGAATGGTATAGGGAAGGTCGGGTCCCTCTTCATACACTAAGGGCCGATGTTGACTATGGTGTGGCCCGGGCGGATACGGCCTATGGTACTTGTGGAGTAAAGGTGTGGATTTTTAAGGGCGAGATCATGGAGCACGACCCAATGGCGCAAGATCGTCGTCGGGCTGAGGCACAAGGTATAAGGGTATGA
- a CDS encoding 30S ribosomal protein S14, with translation MAKRSAIEKNHRRQRLVAKNAARRKAIKEVANNKTLAPEERFAASLKLAQMPRNGSKVRVRNRCQLTGRPRGYYRKLKISRIGLRELASSGQVPGMVKSSW, from the coding sequence ATGGCTAAACGCAGTGCCATTGAGAAAAATCATAGACGCCAGAGGCTCGTTGCAAAAAATGCCGCGAGACGAAAGGCGATCAAAGAAGTAGCTAATAATAAGACGTTGGCGCCTGAGGAGAGATTTGCTGCATCCCTGAAGCTTGCTCAAATGCCCAGGAATGGTTCTAAGGTTCGGGTGCGTAATCGATGTCAGCTGACAGGCCGGCCACGTGGTTATTATAGGAAACTTAAAATTTCGCGCATCGGGCTTAGAGAGCTCGCTTCATCTGGCCAGGTGCCAGGCATGGTTAAATCAAGTTGGTAG
- a CDS encoding 50S ribosomal protein L18, with protein sequence MLGALKMFQRRRRRNRQRLRKVSGGRARLTVFRSNKNIYAQVVDDGAGKTVAAASTLDEEVREGLKGGADIEAARRVGKLIAKRAQAVGCSDLVFDRGGYLYHGRVKALAESAREHGLKF encoded by the coding sequence ATGCTTGGGGCACTTAAAATGTTTCAACGAAGGCGGCGGCGCAACAGGCAACGTCTTCGCAAAGTCTCTGGCGGGCGGGCGCGATTGACCGTGTTCCGCTCGAATAAAAATATATATGCTCAAGTTGTTGACGACGGGGCAGGCAAAACAGTTGCCGCTGCATCGACCTTGGATGAGGAAGTGAGGGAGGGTCTTAAAGGTGGAGCGGACATAGAGGCGGCTAGGCGGGTCGGAAAATTAATAGCTAAGCGGGCACAAGCGGTGGGTTGTAGTGATCTTGTTTTTGACCGTGGTGGGTACCTTTATCATGGTCGTGTAAAAGCGTTGGCGGAGTCAGCGCGTGAGCACGGACTTAAATTTTAG
- a CDS encoding 30S ribosomal protein S11, with amino-acid sequence MANEAGGRVKRRERKNIISGVAHVNATFNNTLITISDLQGNAIAWSSAGSLGFKGSRKSTPYAAQMAAEDAGKKAAEHGMKTLEVEVKGPGSGRESALRALQVVGFNITSIRDVTPIPHNGCRPPKRRRV; translated from the coding sequence ATGGCAAATGAGGCAGGTGGACGCGTGAAGCGTCGAGAAAGAAAGAACATTATTTCAGGGGTGGCGCATGTTAACGCGACTTTCAATAACACCCTTATCACTATCAGTGATTTGCAGGGGAACGCGATAGCGTGGTCATCTGCGGGGTCTTTGGGGTTCAAAGGATCTCGGAAGTCGACCCCATATGCCGCTCAGATGGCTGCGGAGGACGCTGGAAAGAAGGCTGCTGAACATGGTATGAAGACGTTGGAGGTAGAAGTGAAGGGGCCAGGTTCTGGCCGTGAATCGGCGCTGCGCGCTCTTCAAGTGGTGGGTTTTAATATTACTTCCATAAGAGATGTTACTCCGATCCCGCATAATGGCTGTAGACCGCCAAAACGAAGGCGGGTGTAG
- a CDS encoding 50S ribosomal protein L24 — translation MTQKKRIKKGDEVVVVSGRDRGKTGEVVRVVASSDRITVQGIALAKRHTAPSANNPGGVIDKEMSVHISNVSLLDPKDRKATKVGYKILEDGRKVRFSKRSGEIIDQ, via the coding sequence ATGACCCAAAAAAAGCGCATAAAAAAAGGTGATGAGGTTGTGGTTGTTTCGGGTCGTGATCGTGGGAAAACAGGAGAGGTCGTTCGAGTTGTGGCGAGCAGTGACAGGATAACGGTCCAGGGGATAGCTCTGGCTAAGCGGCATACCGCGCCCTCAGCGAATAATCCGGGGGGGGTGATCGATAAGGAGATGTCTGTCCATATTTCTAATGTGTCACTTCTGGACCCCAAGGATCGCAAGGCAACTAAGGTGGGTTATAAAATTTTAGAGGATGGCCGCAAGGTCCGTTTTTCAAAGCGCTCCGGCGAAATTATTGATCAGTAG
- a CDS encoding 50S ribosomal protein L15 codes for MKLNELRDNPGASRERSRVGRGIGSGSGKTAGRGHKGQKSRSGVAIKGFEGGQMPLYRRLPKRGFNNKFSKKYAEVNVGQIQAAIDRGRLTVGEGFMDIKSLETAGLISGAPNGVRLLGNGDLTAKINIEVSGATAGAMKAFKKVGGEIKILQGTGKVAPERRDRSDSVSTGD; via the coding sequence ATGAAGCTGAATGAACTGCGTGATAACCCCGGAGCTAGTCGCGAGCGTTCGAGAGTTGGTCGCGGCATTGGGTCGGGTTCAGGGAAGACTGCGGGCCGTGGTCATAAGGGGCAAAAATCGCGATCCGGAGTTGCTATAAAAGGATTCGAAGGGGGGCAAATGCCTCTTTATAGACGCTTACCAAAGCGGGGTTTTAACAATAAGTTTTCAAAAAAATATGCTGAAGTCAATGTAGGCCAGATCCAGGCGGCGATAGATAGAGGTAGGTTAACAGTTGGCGAGGGCTTTATGGATATAAAGTCGCTTGAAACGGCTGGGTTGATCTCGGGGGCTCCTAATGGAGTGCGTCTTTTAGGGAATGGAGATTTAACTGCTAAGATAAATATAGAGGTTAGCGGTGCCACCGCGGGGGCTATGAAAGCCTTTAAGAAGGTAGGTGGTGAAATAAAGATCTTGCAGGGCACGGGAAAGGTTGCCCCTGAGAGACGGGATAGGTCGGATTCTGTTTCGACCGGTGATTAA
- the rpsQ gene encoding 30S ribosomal protein S17 — protein MPRRVLQGTVVGDKSEKTIVVQVDRLIQHPLYKKFIRRSKKYMVHDPENTKKVGDKVQIRECRPISKSKHWELVVEI, from the coding sequence ATGCCAAGAAGAGTTTTACAGGGTACGGTTGTGGGAGATAAGTCTGAGAAGACGATAGTGGTTCAAGTGGATCGATTGATCCAGCACCCGCTATACAAAAAGTTTATCCGCAGATCTAAGAAGTACATGGTCCACGACCCTGAAAATACCAAGAAGGTGGGAGATAAGGTCCAGATTCGTGAGTGCCGGCCTATATCTAAGAGTAAACACTGGGAACTAGTGGTTGAGATCTAA
- a CDS encoding 30S ribosomal protein S13 translates to MARIAGVNIPTNKRVVVALTYIFGLGDTKAKEICQKAGVGEGNRVSELAEAEVTRIREVIDNEYRVEGDLRRDVAMNIKRLMDLGCYRGLRHRRGLPVRGQRTHTNARTRKGRARPVTGKKSA, encoded by the coding sequence TTGGCGCGGATTGCCGGGGTTAACATACCGACGAATAAGAGAGTGGTTGTCGCTCTGACCTATATATTTGGCTTAGGTGATACCAAGGCCAAGGAAATCTGCCAGAAGGCGGGGGTTGGTGAGGGTAATCGAGTAAGTGAATTAGCGGAAGCTGAGGTTACCAGAATACGAGAGGTGATTGATAATGAGTATCGTGTCGAAGGAGATCTTCGGCGCGATGTTGCGATGAATATCAAGAGGCTAATGGATCTGGGTTGTTATCGTGGGCTACGACATCGCCGTGGGTTGCCAGTGCGTGGCCAGAGAACACACACCAACGCTAGAACTCGAAAAGGTCGTGCCCGACCGGTGACGGGGAAAAAGAGCGCATAG
- a CDS encoding 50S ribosomal protein L29: MKIEDVRAKNDGELETELLSLKKEQFNLRFQRATGQLENTSRVRSVRRDIARVHTIMKQRSQASS, encoded by the coding sequence ATGAAGATAGAGGACGTTCGGGCTAAGAATGATGGGGAACTAGAAACGGAACTTCTCAGTCTGAAAAAGGAGCAATTTAATCTGCGATTTCAGAGGGCAACAGGACAGTTGGAGAATACCTCTCGTGTGAGATCTGTCCGCCGAGATATCGCTCGCGTACACACTATTATGAAGCAGAGAAGTCAAGCTAGTTCTTAA
- a CDS encoding 50S ribosomal protein L2 codes for MALKQFRPMTPSQRQLVTVDRSSLHKGGPIKTLTHGKTSTGGRNSQGRMTSRHRGGGHKRRYRKIDFKRRKFDIIGVVERLEYDPNRTAFIALVRYKDDELAYILAPQRVGPGDEIISGDRVDIKPGNAMPLKNMPVGTVVHNIELKERKGGQLARAGGTYAQLVGKDAGYALLRLSSGEQRMVRAECMATVGAVSNPDRKNIKIGKAGRSRWLGRRPKVRGVAMNPVDHPHGGGEGRSSGGRHPVTPWGVSTKGKRTRNNKRTDKLILRRRRRKK; via the coding sequence ATGGCACTCAAACAGTTTCGTCCCATGACGCCATCCCAGCGGCAGTTGGTCACCGTAGATCGAAGCTCACTCCATAAGGGCGGTCCGATCAAGACTTTGACTCACGGTAAAACATCCACCGGTGGACGCAATAGCCAAGGACGGATGACGTCGCGGCACAGGGGTGGGGGTCATAAACGGCGCTACAGAAAAATTGATTTCAAGCGGCGAAAATTCGATATAATTGGGGTAGTGGAACGGCTGGAATATGATCCGAACCGGACGGCCTTTATAGCACTGGTACGCTATAAAGATGACGAACTCGCCTATATTCTGGCGCCGCAGCGAGTTGGGCCAGGCGATGAAATCATTTCTGGTGACCGGGTGGATATTAAGCCAGGTAACGCCATGCCCTTAAAAAATATGCCTGTCGGCACAGTTGTCCATAATATTGAGTTGAAGGAACGTAAGGGTGGCCAGTTGGCGCGAGCGGGTGGCACTTACGCTCAGCTTGTTGGCAAGGATGCAGGTTATGCTTTGCTGCGTCTGTCGTCTGGCGAGCAAAGGATGGTTCGCGCAGAATGCATGGCGACGGTGGGGGCCGTTTCCAATCCGGATCGCAAGAATATCAAGATCGGTAAAGCAGGTCGAAGTAGATGGTTAGGTAGACGGCCAAAGGTGCGTGGTGTAGCCATGAACCCGGTTGATCATCCTCATGGGGGCGGTGAAGGGCGAAGCTCGGGTGGACGACATCCCGTTACGCCTTGGGGCGTGTCCACAAAGGGTAAACGGACTAGAAATAATAAGCGTACTGACAAGTTAATACTTCGTCGTCGCCGGCGTAAGAAATAA
- a CDS encoding 50S ribosomal protein L6 → MSRIGKNPVAIPDGVDVAVSGREVTVKGKLGELNSQLSPELEISTKDGKVFIKPIREDSGGRSMWGLGRTIVNNMILGVSQGFSRKLEIVGVGYRAAVEKKILTLQLGYSHDIKVMIPDEIEVICEKPTEIEIKGVDKQQVGQLASDIRDLRKPEPYKGKGVRYVGEYILRKEGKKK, encoded by the coding sequence ATGTCAAGAATCGGGAAAAATCCAGTTGCTATTCCAGATGGTGTGGATGTCGCTGTCTCCGGCCGAGAGGTTACGGTGAAAGGTAAGTTGGGAGAGTTGAATAGCCAGCTATCTCCGGAGTTGGAGATCTCCACTAAGGATGGGAAGGTTTTTATTAAACCCATTAGGGAAGATAGCGGGGGGCGTTCCATGTGGGGACTAGGGCGTACTATCGTCAACAACATGATTTTGGGGGTTTCACAAGGCTTTAGTCGCAAGTTGGAGATCGTGGGCGTGGGGTATCGCGCGGCAGTTGAAAAAAAAATACTCACCCTTCAGTTGGGATACAGTCACGATATTAAGGTCATGATACCTGATGAAATAGAAGTAATTTGTGAAAAGCCGACTGAGATTGAAATCAAGGGCGTGGATAAGCAGCAAGTTGGGCAACTGGCCTCTGATATTCGCGATTTACGTAAGCCTGAACCCTATAAAGGTAAGGGTGTCAGGTATGTAGGTGAGTATATCCTACGTAAGGAAGGCAAAAAGAAATAG
- a CDS encoding 50S ribosomal protein L16, translating to MLSPKRTKYRKQQKGRIHGLAKGGTDLNFGAYGLKAEQPGRITARQIEAARRAITRHLRRTGRMWIRVFPDVPVSKKPVEVRMGKGKGVPEFWVCRIKPGRIMFELDGVQSSLAREAFRRGADKLPIRTRIVTRIGGEIQS from the coding sequence ATGCTAAGTCCAAAACGCACGAAGTATAGAAAACAACAAAAGGGTCGTATTCACGGTTTGGCCAAAGGTGGGACCGACCTCAATTTTGGTGCCTATGGACTGAAGGCTGAGCAACCGGGGCGCATAACGGCAAGGCAAATAGAAGCAGCTCGAAGAGCGATAACCCGGCATTTAAGGAGAACCGGTCGAATGTGGATTCGGGTTTTTCCTGATGTTCCTGTTAGTAAAAAGCCAGTTGAGGTGCGCATGGGTAAGGGTAAGGGTGTTCCGGAATTTTGGGTTTGTCGGATTAAACCTGGACGGATTATGTTCGAGTTGGACGGCGTGCAAAGCTCTCTTGCAAGGGAGGCGTTTAGGCGTGGAGCGGACAAGTTGCCTATCCGTACACGGATTGTTACTCGCATAGGCGGGGAGATTCAGTCATGA
- a CDS encoding 50S ribosomal protein L5, which yields MPRLQEHYEKVVRQTLVEEFQYSNEMQIPKLEKIVVNMGLGESGRETKKVEGAVADLMAITGQKPVVTLAKKSIANFKLREGTTVGCKVTLRRDRMYEFLDRLVTIALPRVRDFHGVPSSSFDGKGNYSLGLKEQIIFPEIDYDTVDEVRGLDVAIVTTAQTNEEGRALLKGFNMPFGE from the coding sequence ATGCCTCGTTTACAGGAACATTACGAAAAAGTTGTACGGCAGACGTTGGTGGAGGAGTTCCAATATTCCAATGAAATGCAAATACCTAAGTTAGAAAAAATCGTCGTTAATATGGGGCTGGGGGAATCTGGTCGAGAGACAAAAAAGGTGGAGGGGGCTGTTGCGGACCTAATGGCAATTACTGGACAAAAGCCAGTAGTGACCCTTGCTAAAAAGTCTATAGCTAATTTTAAGTTACGGGAAGGAACAACCGTCGGCTGCAAAGTTACCCTGCGTAGGGATCGGATGTATGAGTTTTTGGATAGATTAGTTACGATTGCTCTGCCGAGAGTGAGGGACTTTCATGGAGTTCCCAGTAGTAGCTTTGATGGTAAAGGTAATTATTCCCTAGGATTAAAGGAGCAGATTATTTTTCCGGAGATTGACTATGATACTGTGGATGAAGTGCGAGGCTTGGATGTGGCTATCGTCACTACGGCTCAGACGAATGAGGAAGGTAGGGCCCTGCTGAAGGGTTTTAATATGCCTTTTGGTGAATGA
- a CDS encoding 30S ribosomal protein S8 → MTMTDPLGDMLTRIRNGQRVGHPQIDCPSSRFRVNVLEVLEREGYIRGFREVEETKTQPRIEIELKYHEGSPVIRAIQRVSRPGRRIYASIKDLRPVNNGLGISILSTPRGVMSDAEARMANVGGEVLCTVV, encoded by the coding sequence ATGACAATGACAGACCCACTTGGAGATATGCTGACACGCATACGCAATGGTCAAAGGGTAGGGCATCCACAGATCGACTGTCCTTCTTCTCGGTTTCGGGTGAACGTTTTGGAAGTTCTGGAGCGGGAAGGGTACATCCGAGGATTTCGCGAGGTGGAGGAAACCAAAACCCAACCTCGAATAGAGATTGAGCTAAAATATCATGAAGGTTCGCCAGTGATTCGAGCGATACAGAGAGTTTCTCGGCCGGGCCGGAGGATATATGCGTCTATTAAGGATCTGCGTCCGGTGAATAATGGGCTGGGAATATCCATCTTATCTACACCCCGTGGTGTGATGTCAGATGCAGAGGCCCGGATGGCTAATGTCGGAGGGGAAGTGTTATGCACCGTGGTGTAG
- a CDS encoding 50S ribosomal protein L22 has product MGKRSQERRLSATEAMAVAGRLRTSPQKLNLVAKLIRGLPAENALTQLKYSPRRIAGEVRAVLQSAIANAENNHNLDVDRLIVAEAYVGKSLVMKRFRPRARGRGAQIIKPFSRMTVVVREQGEE; this is encoded by the coding sequence ATGGGTAAGCGGAGCCAAGAACGCAGGCTTTCAGCGACAGAGGCCATGGCTGTAGCCGGTCGGCTGAGAACCAGCCCTCAAAAATTGAATTTGGTTGCTAAGCTAATTCGAGGGTTGCCAGCGGAGAATGCGCTCACCCAACTAAAATATTCTCCAAGACGAATTGCAGGTGAAGTAAGGGCGGTCCTCCAGTCGGCGATAGCAAATGCTGAGAATAATCACAATTTGGATGTGGATCGATTGATCGTGGCGGAAGCTTACGTAGGGAAGAGTTTGGTTATGAAGCGGTTTCGGCCTCGCGCTAGAGGTAGGGGCGCCCAGATTATTAAACCTTTTAGTCGAATGACCGTGGTAGTACGGGAGCAGGGGGAAGAATAG
- a CDS encoding 50S ribosomal protein L14: protein MIQMQTQLEVADNSGARRVQCIKVLGGSGRKTASIGDVIVVSVKEAIPRGKVKKGDIHRAVIVRTAKEIRRPDGGAIRFDKNAAVLISQQNEPIGTRIFGPVTRELRSRQFMKIISLAPEVL from the coding sequence ATGATACAAATGCAGACTCAGTTGGAGGTCGCAGATAACTCGGGCGCACGCCGTGTCCAGTGCATCAAAGTTTTGGGTGGATCCGGGAGAAAAACGGCTTCGATTGGTGATGTTATTGTTGTTTCTGTCAAAGAGGCAATCCCAAGGGGGAAGGTGAAAAAGGGAGATATACATAGAGCTGTTATTGTGCGGACGGCAAAAGAGATAAGGCGGCCAGACGGAGGTGCTATTCGGTTTGATAAAAATGCGGCTGTGTTAATCAGTCAGCAAAATGAGCCTATCGGAACACGGATATTCGGTCCGGTCACTAGGGAACTGCGGTCCCGTCAATTTATGAAAATAATTTCTTTGGCGCCGGAGGTGTTGTGA
- a CDS encoding 30S ribosomal protein S19, protein MARAVWKGPFVDGYLLKKVEEVNASGRKTVIKTWSRRSTILPQFVGLTFGVHNGKKFIPVLVTEDMVGHKLGEFSPTRAFFGHAADKRVRRV, encoded by the coding sequence ATGGCGCGTGCTGTTTGGAAAGGGCCATTTGTGGATGGCTATTTGCTTAAGAAAGTCGAGGAAGTAAATGCGTCGGGACGTAAGACTGTGATAAAGACGTGGTCTCGGCGTTCTACTATTTTACCCCAGTTCGTTGGTCTTACGTTTGGGGTCCACAACGGAAAGAAATTTATACCAGTTTTGGTTACGGAGGATATGGTCGGCCACAAATTAGGCGAATTTTCCCCGACACGGGCATTTTTTGGCCATGCTGCCGATAAGAGAGTAAGGAGAGTTTAG
- the rpmD gene encoding 50S ribosomal protein L30 — protein MAQNEVGRLRVTQIGSGIGRPKDQKATLVGLGLNKLNRTRVLDNSPSIRGMITKVQHLVHVEIVE, from the coding sequence ATGGCGCAGAATGAAGTCGGACGATTGCGGGTCACACAGATAGGCAGTGGAATAGGTCGGCCCAAAGATCAAAAAGCCACGTTGGTTGGGTTGGGGTTGAATAAATTAAATCGTACTCGGGTGCTAGATAATAGTCCCTCCATACGAGGAATGATAACTAAGGTCCAGCATCTTGTTCATGTGGAGATCGTTGAGTGA
- a CDS encoding preprotein translocase subunit SecY, giving the protein MPSAAEQLAANINFGALAKATELKKRLWFTFGALIVYRLGTYIPLPGIDPIILEDVFRQQAAGIIGMFNMFSGGALGRMTIFALNIMPYISASIIIQLMTTVSPHLAQLKKEGDSGRRKITQYTRYGTVILATFQGLGIAVGLEGMTGSQGSAVLDPGLTFRAITVITLVGGTIFLMWLGEQITARGVGNGISLIIMAGIVAELPSAMATTLELGRTGALSALFIILLMVMAIAVIAFIVFVERAQRRLIVQYPKRQVGNRMFGGENSHLPLKLNTAGVIPPIFASSLLLLPITAMSFSAASGPGWLSDFAALLSRGSPAYLLLYISLIVFFAFFYTSVVFNPEDTADNLKKNNGFIPGIRPGKNTAEYIDYVLRRLTTVGAIYLSAVCVLPEILISQYAVPFYFGGTSLLIVVNVNMDFVGQVHSHLLAHQYEGLIKKSRLRGRRG; this is encoded by the coding sequence ATGCCCTCAGCAGCAGAACAACTCGCAGCAAATATTAACTTTGGAGCTCTAGCAAAAGCAACGGAGTTGAAGAAGAGGTTGTGGTTCACATTTGGTGCTTTAATCGTATATCGGTTGGGGACCTATATACCTTTGCCTGGAATTGACCCAATAATTTTGGAGGATGTTTTTCGCCAGCAGGCGGCTGGAATAATAGGGATGTTTAATATGTTTTCGGGTGGAGCGCTTGGTCGAATGACTATTTTTGCTCTAAATATAATGCCCTATATTTCCGCCTCAATAATTATTCAGTTGATGACCACGGTATCGCCGCACTTGGCGCAGTTGAAAAAGGAAGGGGATTCCGGGCGCCGAAAAATCACGCAATACACGCGGTATGGAACAGTTATTTTAGCCACTTTTCAAGGTCTTGGCATTGCCGTTGGTCTGGAAGGAATGACGGGGAGCCAAGGTTCTGCAGTTTTGGATCCTGGTCTTACTTTTCGTGCTATTACGGTTATTACTTTGGTAGGTGGAACAATTTTCCTTATGTGGCTTGGCGAACAAATAACTGCTCGAGGGGTAGGTAATGGGATATCTCTGATAATTATGGCGGGTATCGTCGCAGAGCTCCCATCGGCAATGGCTACCACATTAGAATTAGGCCGCACGGGTGCCCTGTCTGCCCTGTTTATTATTCTTCTGATGGTTATGGCGATCGCAGTCATAGCGTTTATCGTATTTGTTGAAAGGGCGCAGAGGCGCCTCATTGTGCAGTATCCGAAGCGTCAAGTTGGAAATAGGATGTTTGGAGGGGAAAATAGTCATCTTCCCTTAAAATTAAACACGGCGGGTGTGATCCCGCCAATTTTTGCCAGTTCTCTTCTACTGTTACCCATAACAGCGATGAGCTTTTCAGCGGCGAGTGGGCCCGGGTGGTTGTCCGATTTTGCGGCGCTCCTTTCTAGAGGTTCTCCAGCCTATTTGTTGTTGTACATCTCATTGATCGTATTTTTTGCCTTCTTTTATACCTCGGTAGTATTTAACCCCGAGGATACGGCGGATAACTTGAAGAAAAATAATGGTTTTATCCCTGGTATCAGGCCGGGAAAAAATACCGCTGAGTATATCGACTACGTCTTGCGGCGTTTGACAACGGTGGGCGCTATTTATCTTTCTGCAGTTTGTGTGCTACCCGAAATATTAATCTCCCAATATGCTGTGCCGTTCTATTTTGGAGGTACAAGTCTATTGATAGTGGTTAACGTTAATATGGATTTTGTAGGTCAGGTTCATTCTCATTTGTTGGCTCATCAATATGAGGGTCTTATTAAGAAGTCACGGCTCAGGGGTAGGAGAGGGTGA
- a CDS encoding 30S ribosomal protein S5, which produces MADDGNKRSEGRSRRGGRRGGDRQEPGQDLLDKLVSINRVAKVVKGGRRFGFAALVVVGDGSGRVGFGKGKAREVPEAIRKATQTAQGRLVRVPLREGRTLHHDVNGRFGAGRVVLRAAPPGTGIIAGGPMRAVFETLGVQDVVTKSIGSANPYNMVRATFDALAKIESPRSTAAKRNKKIGEVLANRGKAGVARERVRDGAE; this is translated from the coding sequence ATGGCAGATGATGGAAACAAGCGGTCCGAGGGCCGGAGCCGTCGAGGAGGCCGGAGAGGCGGAGATCGCCAAGAGCCGGGCCAAGACTTACTTGATAAATTGGTAAGTATTAATCGTGTTGCGAAGGTTGTTAAAGGCGGCAGAAGATTTGGCTTTGCTGCCTTAGTAGTGGTCGGAGATGGAAGCGGTAGAGTGGGGTTTGGTAAGGGCAAGGCTCGGGAAGTGCCGGAGGCTATCAGAAAGGCAACTCAGACAGCTCAGGGCCGCCTAGTGCGGGTTCCACTTCGGGAAGGCCGAACACTACACCACGACGTTAACGGTCGGTTTGGAGCTGGGCGGGTGGTTCTGAGGGCGGCTCCTCCTGGTACAGGAATAATTGCCGGGGGGCCAATGAGGGCCGTGTTTGAAACGCTGGGTGTGCAGGATGTGGTGACCAAATCTATAGGGAGCGCTAATCCGTATAATATGGTGCGTGCTACGTTTGACGCACTAGCTAAAATTGAATCGCCACGCTCGACGGCGGCAAAGCGAAATAAGAAGATTGGGGAGGTCCTTGCTAATCGTGGGAAAGCTGGTGTTGCCAGGGAAAGGGTTCGCGATGGCGCAGAATGA
- a CDS encoding adenylate kinase translates to MSLILFGPPGSGKGTQAEFLVEELGLAHLSTGDMLRAAVRARTKTGEMAKKLMDAGALVPDEVVIQIISDRLDENDCSVGFILDGFPRTLKQATALDELLTEKKINSLRVIEIRVSDGLLVERITGRFSCSACGVGYHRKFKPPLIAGVCNSCGGKEFSTRKDDSVETVQDRLSNYHAQTAPLLPYYKERNLLDTVNGELGMQEVRSQIRDVLALEASR, encoded by the coding sequence GTGAGTTTAATTTTGTTTGGACCGCCTGGAAGCGGCAAAGGTACGCAGGCCGAATTTTTGGTTGAGGAATTAGGATTGGCTCATCTTTCCACTGGAGACATGCTGCGTGCCGCGGTTCGAGCAAGAACAAAAACAGGTGAGATGGCGAAGAAACTTATGGATGCGGGTGCTCTCGTCCCTGATGAAGTGGTTATTCAAATTATTTCGGATCGCCTGGATGAGAATGATTGTTCGGTGGGGTTTATTTTGGATGGGTTTCCTAGAACGTTAAAACAAGCCACGGCCTTAGATGAACTTTTAACTGAGAAGAAAATCAATAGCTTGCGTGTTATCGAAATCAGGGTTTCAGATGGGCTGCTGGTAGAGCGGATAACAGGCCGTTTTTCTTGTTCCGCATGCGGGGTGGGTTACCATCGGAAGTTTAAGCCACCTCTGATAGCGGGTGTGTGCAACAGTTGTGGGGGGAAAGAGTTTAGTACACGCAAAGACGATAGTGTGGAAACGGTGCAGGATAGATTGAGCAACTATCACGCTCAAACGGCACCACTGTTGCCCTATTATAAGGAGCGGAATTTGTTGGACACAGTAAATGGCGAGTTAGGTATGCAAGAGGTTAGGAGCCAGATAAGGGATGTCTTGGCTCTAGAGGCAAGCCGTTGA